In Grus americana isolate bGruAme1 chromosome 4, bGruAme1.mat, whole genome shotgun sequence, one genomic interval encodes:
- the PPM1K gene encoding protein phosphatase 1K, mitochondrial — protein MSTATLINLVRNGGYQVRRRAVLTSRLLQDEKRPTAACYSSTSERRASRFDPDGSGRPTTWDTFGIWDNRIDEPILLPPSIKYGKPIPKVSLANVGCASHIGKRKENEDRFDYAQLTEDVLYFAVYDGHGGAAAADFCDKYMEKYIKEFLAQEENLENVLNKAFLEINKAYERHAHLSADATLMNSGTTATVALLRDGIELVVASVGDSRALLCRKGKAMKLTIDHTPERKEEKERIRKCGGFVTWNSLGQPHVNGRLAMTRSIGDLDLKTSGVIAQPETKRVQLHHADDSFLVLTTDGINFMVNSQEICDFINQCHDPAEAAHVVTEQAMQFGTEDNSTVVIVPFGAWGKYKNGEINFSFSRSFASSGRWA, from the exons ATGTCAACAGCTACTTTAATTAATTTGGTACGAAACGGAGGGTATCAAGTAAGGAGGAGAGCCGTGCTGACGTCCCGCCTCTTGCAAGACGAGAAGCGTCCGACAGCTGCCTGCTACAGCTCCACCTCTGAGCGCCGTGCTTCCCGCTTCGATCCAGATGGGAGCGGGCGACCTACCACATGGGACACTTTTGGCATCTGGGACAATCGCATTGATGAACCTATTCTCCTCCCACCAAGCATAAAGTATGGGAAGCCGATTCCAAAAGTCAGCCTGGCCAACGTGGGCTGTGCTAGCCATATCGGGAAGCGTAAGGAAAATGAAGACCGGTTTGATTATGCTCAGCTGACGGAGGATGTTCTATACTTTGCAGTCTATGATGGACAtggtggggcagcagcagcagacttcTGTGATAAgtacatggaaaaatatattaa AGAATTTCTTGCTCAGGAGGAAaacttggaaaatgttttgaacaAAGCTTTTCTAGAAATAAACAAAGCATATGAAAGGCATGCTCATTTGTCTGCTGATG CAACTCTGATGAACTCTGGGACCACTGCAACAGTGGCTCTGCTCCGGGACGGTATTGAGCTGGTTGTGGCAAGCGTGGGAGACAGTCGTGCTCTGCTGTGTCGAAAGGGAAAGGCCATGAAACTCACCATTGATCATACtccagaaagaaaggaggagaaggaaag GATTAGGAAGTGCGGTGGCTTCGTTACCTGGAACAGTTTGGGACAACCTCATGTGAATGGTAGACTTGCAATGACGCGGAGCATAGGAGATTTGGATCTTAAAACCAGTGGTGTGATAGCCCAGCCAGAAACAAAAAGGGTTCAG TTGCATCATGCAGATGACAGCTTCCTGGTCCTTACTACAGACGGTATTAACTTTATGGTGAACAGTCAGGAGATCTGTGACTTCATTAACCAGTGCCATGATCCTGCTGAAGCTGCCCACGTTGTTACTGAGCAG GCAATGCAATTCGGCACTGAAGACAACAGCACAGTTGTCATAGTGCCATTTGGAGCATGGGGAAAGTATAAAAACGGTGAGATCAACTTCTCCTTCAGCCGCAGTTTTGCATCCAGCGGGAGGTGGGCATGA